In Aerococcus loyolae, a genomic segment contains:
- a CDS encoding glutathione S-transferase family protein, producing the protein MGLLVDGKWYDKWYDTESTGGHFVRKDSQFRNWITKDGSPGPTGEGGFKAEAGRYHLYVSYACPWASRTLIMRALKGLEDMVSISVVHPHMGENGWTFEEADGVIKDPLFDADYLYQIYTHVDPNYSGRVTVPVLYDKKTDTIVNNESSEIMRMFNQAFDDIGAKAGDYYPENLRDEIDQWNDEIYPRVNNGVYKAGFATKQSVYEEEVDQLFKELDRLENHLSQQDYLVGDQITEADWRLFTTLVRFDSVYYGHFKCNIRNLTDYPALWLYTRKLYQWPGVKETVNFSHIKEHYYTSHPTINPNGIVPLGPDLDWSLPNE; encoded by the coding sequence ATGGGATTATTAGTTGACGGTAAATGGTATGACAAGTGGTACGATACCGAGAGTACTGGGGGCCACTTTGTCCGCAAAGACTCCCAATTTAGAAACTGGATCACTAAAGACGGCTCTCCCGGTCCTACTGGTGAGGGGGGCTTTAAGGCAGAAGCAGGCCGCTACCACCTCTATGTCTCCTATGCCTGCCCATGGGCCAGCCGTACCCTCATTATGCGGGCACTCAAGGGACTAGAAGATATGGTTTCCATCTCGGTTGTCCACCCCCATATGGGCGAAAACGGCTGGACCTTTGAAGAAGCTGATGGCGTTATCAAAGATCCGCTCTTTGACGCAGACTATCTCTATCAAATCTATACCCATGTTGACCCTAATTATAGCGGTCGGGTCACAGTTCCTGTTCTCTATGATAAGAAGACCGATACCATTGTTAATAACGAGTCTTCCGAAATTATGCGGATGTTTAACCAAGCCTTTGACGATATTGGTGCCAAAGCAGGTGACTACTACCCGGAAAACTTGCGTGATGAAATCGACCAATGGAATGATGAAATTTATCCTAGGGTCAATAATGGCGTCTACAAGGCGGGCTTTGCAACTAAGCAATCCGTTTATGAAGAAGAAGTGGACCAGTTATTTAAGGAATTAGATCGCTTAGAGAACCACTTAAGTCAACAGGATTACCTAGTTGGGGACCAAATCACCGAAGCGGATTGGCGTCTCTTTACTACCTTGGTTCGTTTTGATTCCGTTTATTACGGTCACTTCAAATGTAATATTAGAAACTTAACTGACTATCCCGCCCTTTGGCTCTACACCCGTAAACTTTATCAATGGCCGGGTGTCAAAGAAACAGTAAACTTCTCCCATATTAAGGAACACTACTACACCAGTCATCCGACCATTAACCCCAACGGTATCGTTCCGCTAGGGCCTGATTTAGACTGGTCACTTCCTAATGAATAA
- a CDS encoding coenzyme F420-0:L-glutamate ligase, whose translation MSRVVGTVSRGLRAPIVKKGDDLAQIVVDTVTHAAKEAPFTIHDKDIVAITESIYARAQGNYASLDAVAKDIHQKFQAESIGVVFPINSRNRFYNILQAVARATKKVVIQLSYPADEVGNELISDEALVKSGVNPWTDTLSEAEFRSHFEEIKHKFTGVDYVALYRECVEKEGAECEIIFSNQAQAILDYTDSVLVSDIHTRFKTAQAVKEAGAKTVYRLDEILTQSVDGSGYNEEYGLLGTNLSGDNELKLFPRDSKSFVYDVQKRLLEATGKKIEVMVYGDGAFKDPVGHIWELADPVVSPGYTSGLEGTPNEVKLKYLADNEFSDLSGQALEDAITDYISQHGDVDRDGKNVSLGTTPRQITDLVGSLSDLTSGSGDKGTPIVYIQGYFDNLSNED comes from the coding sequence ATGTCAAGAGTTGTCGGGACAGTATCACGTGGCCTACGTGCCCCCATCGTAAAAAAAGGTGACGACCTCGCACAAATTGTGGTTGATACAGTTACTCATGCAGCCAAGGAAGCGCCCTTTACCATTCATGATAAGGATATAGTGGCCATTACCGAATCGATCTATGCCAGAGCCCAAGGGAATTATGCTAGCTTGGATGCTGTCGCTAAGGATATCCACCAAAAATTCCAAGCCGAAAGTATCGGTGTGGTATTTCCAATTAATAGCCGTAATCGTTTCTATAACATTCTCCAAGCCGTTGCCCGGGCTACCAAGAAAGTTGTGATCCAACTCTCCTACCCAGCTGATGAAGTGGGTAATGAATTAATCAGTGATGAAGCCCTGGTGAAGTCGGGCGTTAACCCTTGGACAGATACCTTAAGTGAAGCAGAATTTCGTTCGCATTTTGAAGAAATCAAACATAAATTTACTGGGGTAGACTATGTAGCCCTTTACCGCGAATGCGTGGAAAAAGAAGGCGCTGAATGTGAAATCATCTTTTCTAACCAAGCCCAAGCCATTCTTGACTATACCGATTCTGTCCTAGTATCGGATATTCATACCCGTTTCAAAACTGCTCAAGCCGTTAAAGAAGCTGGCGCTAAGACGGTCTATCGTTTAGATGAAATCTTAACCCAGTCAGTCGATGGTTCCGGTTACAATGAAGAATACGGTTTATTAGGGACCAACCTTTCTGGGGACAATGAATTAAAACTTTTCCCGCGTGACTCCAAATCCTTTGTCTATGACGTGCAAAAGCGTTTATTAGAAGCCACTGGCAAAAAAATTGAAGTCATGGTCTATGGAGATGGGGCCTTTAAAGACCCAGTGGGTCATATTTGGGAATTGGCTGACCCCGTCGTTTCCCCTGGCTACACCAGTGGCCTAGAAGGAACCCCTAATGAAGTGAAATTAAAATACTTGGCGGATAATGAGTTCAGTGATCTGAGTGGACAAGCCTTAGAGGATGCCATCACTGACTATATTAGCCAACATGGCGATGTCGATAGAGATGGTAAAAATGTCAGCCTCGGAACGACACCACGACAAATTACTGATTTGGTCGGTTCCTTATCTGACTTAACCAGTGGTAGTGGGGACAAAGGGACCCCGATCGTTTACATCCAAGGTTACTTTGATAATTTATCCAATGAAGATTAA
- the larC2 gene encoding nickel pincer cofactor biosynthesis protein LarC2, with the protein MIECQVDDMTGEALGYLLRLLESQAEVLDVFYSPVKMKKDRPGVLITVLTPNKDKKSVAKILLKESSSFGVRYYDSERLILEREFTQVALLGGWLQLKIGYLDGKIIKVTPEYDDLVNLARDNHLALSQVYQKALAVIEEKYGSQIE; encoded by the coding sequence GTGATTGAGTGCCAAGTCGATGATATGACGGGAGAAGCCTTGGGCTATTTGTTGCGCCTACTAGAGAGCCAGGCAGAAGTTCTTGATGTTTTCTATAGTCCCGTAAAGATGAAAAAAGATCGTCCAGGCGTTCTCATTACGGTCTTAACCCCAAACAAAGATAAGAAAAGCGTTGCTAAAATTTTATTAAAGGAAAGTTCTTCTTTTGGGGTGCGTTACTATGATAGCGAACGTTTGATTTTAGAGAGAGAATTTACCCAAGTGGCCTTATTGGGCGGTTGGCTACAGCTTAAAATCGGATATCTGGATGGAAAGATTATTAAAGTCACTCCAGAATATGATGACTTAGTGAACTTAGCCAGAGACAATCACTTAGCCCTTAGTCAAGTCTATCAAAAGGCCTTGGCGGTTATTGAAGAAAAGTATGGTTCGCAAATAGAATAA
- a CDS encoding DMT family transporter gives MKEENQTANQPAPQKKKKNKKLGNLLLLVVAFLWGSSLTVVKGAQDYVNPNMILAIRFSVAALVLAIIFWKKIRDMTKDDLKSGVSIGVFLFIAYSIQTVGVGYTDPGRSAFLSASYCVLVPFISWIVLKNRPDKFNMIAAAFCIVGIYFVSMAGGAENSVLGQGREAILGDALALLSGLFFASHIVAVTKFSKGKDPYLMTILQFITAAVLSGLTTLFFEDNSNLVIGQRTFLELAYLAIMCTAVALLFQNVGQKYTDETSAALILSLESVFGILIPVALGVETLTVYKTIGFVMIFVAILISETKLSFLFSDSKEE, from the coding sequence ATGAAAGAAGAAAATCAAACTGCTAATCAGCCAGCTCCCCAGAAGAAGAAAAAGAATAAAAAACTTGGTAATCTACTTTTACTGGTTGTTGCTTTTTTATGGGGCTCATCTCTTACCGTAGTCAAGGGCGCACAGGATTACGTTAATCCAAATATGATTTTAGCGATTCGCTTTTCAGTAGCGGCTTTGGTCTTAGCGATAATTTTTTGGAAAAAAATTCGTGATATGACTAAAGATGATTTAAAAAGTGGGGTAAGTATTGGGGTTTTTCTCTTTATTGCTTATTCTATCCAGACAGTTGGGGTAGGATATACAGATCCCGGTAGATCAGCTTTTCTGTCTGCTTCCTATTGTGTTTTAGTCCCTTTTATTTCCTGGATTGTTTTAAAAAATCGGCCTGATAAATTTAACATGATTGCTGCAGCATTCTGTATTGTAGGAATTTATTTTGTGTCAATGGCTGGAGGTGCTGAAAATTCAGTGCTGGGTCAAGGACGAGAAGCGATCTTAGGTGATGCTTTGGCCTTACTGAGTGGTCTGTTTTTTGCCTCTCATATTGTAGCGGTTACGAAATTTTCTAAGGGCAAGGATCCTTATTTGATGACTATTCTGCAGTTCATTACTGCAGCAGTCTTATCTGGCTTAACGACCTTGTTCTTTGAAGATAACTCCAATCTGGTGATTGGACAGAGAACTTTTTTAGAGTTGGCTTACTTGGCGATCATGTGTACAGCAGTTGCCCTTCTATTTCAAAATGTTGGACAAAAATATACTGACGAAACCAGTGCAGCTTTAATTCTTTCTCTAGAATCAGTCTTTGGTATTTTAATTCCAGTTGCTTTAGGGGTTGAAACCCTAACCGTATACAAGACTATCGGTTTCGTAATGATATTTGTTGCGATCTTAATTTCAGAAACTAAACTGAGCTTCTTATTTTCTGATTCAAAAGAAGAATAA
- a CDS encoding DUF2316 family protein: MSLTLAQREETKQALKTAFTKTGLSKQELAEALKTSESYLNQVFQLQGQRLEDAWILKNYLNTYLSEHQQEPVSFQALGGDYHDYWFLDAELIERGLLK; this comes from the coding sequence ATGTCTTTAACCCTAGCTCAAAGAGAAGAAACTAAACAAGCGCTTAAAACGGCCTTTACAAAGACTGGCTTAAGCAAGCAGGAGCTGGCTGAGGCTTTGAAAACCAGTGAAAGTTACCTGAATCAGGTCTTTCAATTACAAGGTCAACGCTTGGAAGATGCCTGGATCTTAAAAAATTATCTCAATACTTATTTAAGTGAACACCAGCAAGAGCCAGTGTCTTTTCAAGCCTTGGGTGGCGATTATCATGACTATTGGTTCTTGGATGCTGAGTTGATCGAGCGTGGCTTATTAAAGTAA
- the argF gene encoding ornithine carbamoyltransferase has translation MAKNFRGKSYLKLIDFTSRDIRHLLDLSKNFKDMKRAGVPHKYLTGKNIVLLFEKTSTRTRCAFEVAGYDLGMGVTFLDANSSQMGHKESIADTARVLGRMYDGIEYRGFSQDVVEELAEYAGVPVWNGLTDEWHPTQMLADMLTVEEHYGHLKGLKFVYMGDARNNMANSLMVVCAKLGVNFVACSPKELAPDPKLVEMCEEIAKENFSTVTVTDNVEEGTKDADVLYTDVWVSMGEPDEVWEERISLLKDYQVNKKAMENAKPTAIFLHCLPAFHDEKTTVGQEIAKKFGLTEMEVSDEVFESEQSYVFEQAENRMHTIKAIVYATLS, from the coding sequence ATGGCAAAAAACTTTCGTGGTAAAAGTTATCTAAAATTAATTGATTTCACCAGTCGTGATATTCGTCACTTATTAGATCTTTCAAAGAACTTTAAAGACATGAAGCGAGCTGGCGTTCCTCATAAATACCTAACAGGTAAAAATATTGTTCTCTTGTTTGAAAAAACATCTACACGGACTCGTTGTGCTTTTGAAGTTGCTGGTTATGACCTTGGTATGGGCGTGACTTTCTTAGATGCTAATAGTTCCCAAATGGGACATAAGGAATCCATCGCTGATACAGCTCGTGTGCTTGGCCGTATGTATGATGGGATTGAATACCGTGGCTTTAGCCAAGACGTTGTTGAAGAATTAGCTGAATATGCAGGTGTTCCGGTATGGAACGGATTAACTGATGAATGGCATCCAACCCAAATGTTAGCTGATATGTTAACTGTTGAAGAACATTACGGCCACTTAAAAGGGCTAAAATTTGTATATATGGGCGATGCTCGTAACAATATGGCAAATTCCTTAATGGTTGTCTGTGCTAAATTGGGAGTGAACTTCGTTGCTTGCTCTCCTAAAGAACTCGCTCCAGATCCTAAGTTAGTGGAAATGTGTGAAGAAATTGCTAAAGAAAACTTCTCAACTGTTACTGTGACTGACAACGTTGAAGAAGGAACTAAAGATGCTGATGTTCTCTACACTGACGTATGGGTTTCAATGGGTGAGCCAGACGAAGTTTGGGAAGAGAGAATTTCTTTACTAAAAGATTATCAAGTAAATAAAAAAGCCATGGAAAATGCAAAACCAACTGCTATTTTCTTACACTGCTTACCAGCCTTCCACGATGAAAAGACAACAGTCGGCCAAGAAATTGCTAAGAAATTTGGCTTAACTGAAATGGAAGTTAGCGACGAAGTCTTTGAATCTGAACAATCCTATGTCTTTGAACAAGCTGAAAATAGAATGCATACAATTAAAGCTATTGTTTATGCAACATTATCATAA
- a CDS encoding helix-turn-helix domain-containing protein yields MRKYANKLDDDFRQNSFALSMDIQSDSKPTKPLLHKEARFLIIISGQGKIKINNTDYTMKAGHIIALLPFEVSEIVEITEKVTYYLLVYNFDRIKFLMKDYLNIDKESFDLFNYLENNPCKKISPKGRYQVKQILTDLREEVGLISTHTNQLFHDHQDLSTIRSLLKLAEFIILYQRENQQISNYTPSYKEIFAYLFYNASKSLHLDEVANIFFLDSQSLEAGIQAYVGISFKEVLQRIRVFKWLHLQENTELNQEEISLLLNYSFSQEIQEDSKKIQHLTPAECEAYWQLVEVISPIAIKELQPKILEFTFWHFTDALTIEHLSQKFSLSPQDINSQLIAYTERNFQNLVTHLRIKSVCQHLQAGDKDLKEIAKETGFIHENKLKRSFYTLMQMTPKAYWEKYKQEKSSS; encoded by the coding sequence ATGAGAAAATATGCCAATAAACTCGATGATGACTTTAGACAAAATTCATTTGCTTTGTCAATGGATATCCAATCAGATTCTAAACCCACAAAACCCTTATTGCATAAAGAAGCGCGGTTTTTAATTATTATTTCAGGTCAAGGGAAAATAAAAATTAATAATACTGACTATACTATGAAAGCTGGGCATATTATTGCTTTACTACCTTTTGAAGTTTCTGAAATTGTAGAGATAACCGAAAAAGTAACCTATTATTTACTCGTTTATAACTTTGATCGCATAAAATTCCTAATGAAAGATTATTTAAATATTGATAAGGAGTCATTTGATTTATTCAATTATCTAGAAAATAATCCTTGTAAAAAAATAAGCCCTAAGGGGCGTTATCAAGTCAAACAGATTCTCACTGATTTACGTGAAGAGGTTGGACTGATTTCCACCCACACCAACCAACTATTTCATGACCACCAAGACTTATCTACTATTCGTAGTTTACTTAAATTAGCAGAGTTTATTATCCTCTATCAAAGAGAAAACCAACAAATAAGTAATTACACCCCTTCTTATAAAGAAATATTTGCTTATTTATTCTACAATGCTTCAAAATCGCTTCATTTAGATGAGGTCGCTAACATCTTTTTCTTGGACAGTCAGTCCCTAGAAGCAGGAATACAAGCTTATGTAGGGATCAGTTTCAAAGAAGTTTTACAAAGAATCCGTGTCTTTAAATGGCTTCATTTACAAGAAAACACTGAGTTAAATCAAGAAGAAATTTCCCTGCTATTAAACTATTCCTTTAGTCAAGAAATACAGGAAGATAGCAAAAAGATTCAACACTTAACCCCTGCAGAATGTGAGGCCTACTGGCAATTAGTCGAAGTCATTAGTCCTATAGCCATTAAGGAATTGCAACCTAAAATATTAGAATTCACTTTCTGGCACTTTACTGATGCTCTTACAATTGAACACCTGAGCCAAAAATTTTCCCTTAGCCCCCAAGATATCAATAGTCAACTTATCGCCTATACTGAAAGAAACTTTCAAAACTTAGTTACCCATCTACGAATAAAAAGCGTCTGTCAACACTTGCAAGCTGGAGATAAAGACCTTAAAGAAATCGCCAAAGAGACGGGATTTATTCATGAAAATAAACTCAAGCGTAGCTTCTATACTCTTATGCAAATGACCCCAAAAGCTTACTGGGAAAAATATAAGCAAGAAAAAAGTTCAAGCTGA
- a CDS encoding helix-turn-helix domain-containing protein: MQGPINIQEPSPNNIDDNFIASLDIESDSSPTKALIHKEARFLFILSGKGKIKIQNEVHTMKRGKIISLLPWQISEIIEVDEKVTYYLLIYRFELIEFILKEQLSDANDGQDIVDLLYQQHSIQVDKDDSQVFQRAIHSLRDEIGLRTASINRHTKPLSSMWIVIQLAEIIISYLRQISNNKTQSICSEEIFRYMYLHSSEDISLNKLSEIFFLSKSTISKYIKKLTGLGFYSLLDEMRLSKAQYLLLHTDLSLTQIADTLNFSDKSRLSKLFSQHHGINSSHFKATYKKGDKQIPSRLSPRDLKLINYLYENYAEDITIDQLSKIFDSNPKDINSMLNYFVEDNFSNFLNQLRVNKACDLLIKTDLSIIDIAYQVGFNSSKTLTRNFKKILQLSPSEFRKLNPKEQVRY, from the coding sequence ATGCAAGGTCCTATTAATATCCAAGAACCTTCTCCCAATAATATTGATGATAACTTTATTGCATCATTAGATATTGAAAGCGACAGTTCTCCGACAAAGGCATTAATCCACAAAGAAGCTCGTTTTTTATTTATCTTATCCGGCAAAGGAAAAATAAAAATTCAAAACGAAGTTCATACGATGAAAAGAGGCAAGATTATTTCACTCCTACCTTGGCAAATTTCAGAAATTATTGAGGTCGATGAAAAAGTCACTTATTATCTATTAATTTATCGATTTGAACTCATTGAATTTATCTTAAAGGAACAGTTAAGTGACGCAAATGATGGTCAAGATATCGTTGACTTACTTTATCAACAACATTCAATCCAAGTCGATAAAGATGATAGTCAGGTCTTTCAAAGGGCAATCCATTCCTTAAGAGATGAGATCGGCTTACGCACTGCCTCAATCAATCGGCACACAAAGCCCCTATCTTCAATGTGGATTGTCATTCAATTAGCAGAAATTATCATTTCTTACCTACGACAAATTTCTAACAATAAGACCCAAAGTATTTGTAGCGAAGAAATTTTCCGCTATATGTATCTACACTCTTCTGAGGATATCTCTTTAAATAAACTTTCAGAAATTTTCTTTCTATCAAAATCGACGATTTCAAAATATATCAAAAAATTAACTGGTCTAGGCTTCTATAGCCTGCTCGATGAAATGCGTTTATCTAAAGCCCAGTACTTATTACTCCATACCGATCTCAGCTTGACCCAAATTGCTGATACTTTAAACTTTAGTGATAAGTCCCGGCTATCCAAACTATTTAGCCAACACCACGGCATAAATAGTAGCCATTTCAAAGCTACCTATAAAAAAGGAGACAAACAAATACCTAGCCGCCTAAGCCCGCGAGATCTTAAATTAATCAATTACCTGTATGAAAACTATGCCGAAGATATTACCATTGACCAACTGTCGAAGATATTTGATAGTAATCCTAAAGATATTAATTCTATGCTTAATTATTTTGTTGAAGATAATTTCTCAAATTTCTTGAATCAATTACGAGTCAATAAAGCCTGTGACTTACTTATTAAAACTGACCTAAGCATTATTGATATCGCCTATCAAGTCGGTTTTAATTCCAGCAAGACCCTAACTCGAAATTTTAAAAAGATTTTACAGCTATCCCCCAGTGAATTTCGTAAGTTAAATCCTAAAGAACAAGTCCGCTATTAA
- the larB gene encoding nickel pincer cofactor biosynthesis protein LarB, with protein MFDNLGESKVDIDRDHLKGYPEIVYGLHKTAGQIARVMQSLLDHDKPVLVTRVAKEKWEAIGADFPQADYQEAAQTITIGQCEKIPYGKMVILNAGTSDFPVSEEARVTAEWMGCQVTCIYDVGVAGIHRLLSYQEEIRQANVLVVVAGMEGALPSVVSGLVEAPVIAVPTSVGYGANLEGITTLLAMITSCSSGISVVNIDNGFGGAYQGALFLKQISQFVKERD; from the coding sequence ATGTTTGATAATTTAGGTGAGAGTAAGGTGGATATTGATCGCGATCATTTAAAGGGTTACCCAGAGATTGTCTATGGTTTGCATAAAACTGCAGGCCAAATCGCCCGGGTGATGCAGTCTTTACTTGACCACGATAAGCCAGTTTTGGTGACCCGGGTGGCTAAAGAAAAATGGGAGGCTATTGGGGCAGATTTTCCACAAGCGGACTATCAAGAAGCTGCGCAAACGATTACCATTGGCCAGTGTGAGAAAATTCCTTATGGCAAGATGGTAATCTTAAATGCAGGAACTTCTGACTTTCCCGTATCAGAGGAAGCCCGGGTGACAGCAGAGTGGATGGGTTGTCAAGTGACCTGCATTTATGATGTTGGCGTGGCCGGTATCCATCGCTTGTTATCCTACCAAGAAGAAATTCGTCAAGCCAACGTGCTTGTAGTCGTTGCAGGCATGGAAGGCGCTTTACCCAGTGTAGTTTCCGGTTTAGTAGAGGCTCCCGTGATTGCTGTACCGACCTCGGTGGGTTACGGGGCAAACTTAGAAGGGATTACGACGCTCTTAGCCATGATTACTTCTTGTTCTTCCGGGATAAGTGTCGTGAATATCGATAATGGCTTCGGTGGAGCCTACCAAGGAGCCTTATTCTTAAAGCAGATCAGCCAATTTGTTAAGGAGAGAGATTAA
- the larC gene encoding nickel pincer cofactor biosynthesis protein LarC, with protein sequence MSHLFVNCEYGISGDLTLAALVDLGADPQYIESELKKLPIDDFTMSFSKKDEKGITANKLNLSFTELDEDHDHHGHHHHSAQGIFQLIEESDLADRVKERSLALFKEIARAEGKIHGKLANEIHFHEVGAMDSIIDIIGVCLALEDLDVDHLTFSKVPTGHGKIEIAHGLYPVPAPATMEILVGVPLSSFTAEGELTTPTGAAFAKVLADDYADVVEGTIEKIGYGVGDREFDHPNVLRVALVKKN encoded by the coding sequence ATGAGTCATTTATTCGTGAATTGTGAATATGGGATTTCTGGTGACTTAACCCTAGCTGCCTTAGTTGACTTAGGAGCAGACCCGCAATATATCGAAAGCGAGTTAAAGAAATTACCGATTGATGATTTTACCATGTCTTTTAGCAAAAAAGATGAAAAGGGCATTACTGCTAATAAACTTAATTTAAGCTTTACAGAGCTTGATGAAGACCATGATCACCACGGTCACCACCACCATTCGGCTCAAGGAATTTTTCAATTAATTGAGGAAAGTGACCTGGCTGATCGAGTTAAGGAGCGGAGCTTGGCCTTATTTAAAGAGATCGCTCGCGCAGAAGGGAAAATCCATGGCAAGCTAGCTAACGAGATTCATTTTCATGAAGTAGGCGCCATGGACTCCATTATTGATATTATTGGGGTGTGTTTAGCCTTAGAAGACTTGGATGTTGACCACTTAACCTTTTCGAAAGTGCCCACCGGCCATGGCAAGATTGAAATTGCCCATGGGCTTTATCCGGTGCCGGCACCAGCGACTATGGAGATTCTGGTGGGTGTACCTTTATCATCTTTTACTGCAGAAGGTGAATTAACTACCCCAACTGGAGCGGCCTTCGCCAAGGTTTTAGCTGATGATTATGCGGATGTGGTTGAAGGTACTATAGAAAAAATTGGCTATGGGGTGGGGGACCGTGAATTTGACCATCCTAATGTCTTAAGAGTAGCCTTGGTAAAAAAAAACTAG
- the larE gene encoding ATP-dependent sacrificial sulfur transferase LarE, producing MEQKKLQQLESLLKEMGQVCVAFSGGVDSTLLLYLARKLLGKENTLAIIIQSDLVSEADDQEALALAQAMDVESQLIPVNELEDPRIQKNDENIWYYSKLLFYQAVQEAAKAQNKDYVLVDGMIVDDLNDYRPGLKARKEFDIKSPLILCGFTKEDVRQLAKKEGISNWNRSSGCSVISRFPTGTPLNPKNVQQILAAEAYMRQKGFDPVRVRYYNELAKLELSPDQFQQFFQEKDEILAQFKYYGFKHLALDVEGYVYGKLNR from the coding sequence ATGGAGCAAAAGAAATTGCAGCAATTGGAAAGCCTCTTAAAAGAAATGGGCCAAGTCTGCGTTGCTTTCTCTGGGGGAGTGGATTCAACCCTCCTTTTATATCTTGCTAGAAAATTACTAGGCAAGGAGAATACCTTGGCCATCATTATTCAGTCTGATTTAGTGAGTGAGGCGGATGACCAGGAAGCGCTGGCTCTTGCTCAGGCTATGGATGTGGAAAGTCAGCTTATTCCTGTCAATGAGTTAGAAGATCCTCGTATTCAAAAAAATGATGAAAATATTTGGTATTATAGCAAATTGTTGTTTTACCAAGCCGTTCAAGAGGCTGCTAAGGCTCAAAATAAAGACTATGTCTTGGTGGATGGGATGATTGTTGATGATTTAAACGATTATCGTCCAGGGTTAAAGGCTCGTAAAGAGTTTGATATCAAAAGCCCCTTAATCCTGTGTGGTTTTACTAAAGAAGATGTCCGTCAACTGGCTAAAAAAGAAGGCATTTCGAATTGGAACCGTTCAAGTGGCTGTAGTGTCATTTCACGCTTCCCCACCGGAACACCCCTTAACCCGAAAAATGTCCAGCAAATTCTAGCTGCTGAAGCTTATATGCGCCAAAAGGGTTTTGATCCCGTTCGGGTTCGCTACTACAATGAACTGGCTAAGCTAGAGCTCTCTCCTGACCAGTTCCAACAATTCTTCCAAGAAAAGGACGAGATTTTAGCCCAATTTAAGTATTATGGCTTTAAACATCTCGCCCTAGATGTTGAAGGCTATGTTTATGGAAAACTCAATCGTTAA